A stretch of Ipomoea triloba cultivar NCNSP0323 chromosome 11, ASM357664v1 DNA encodes these proteins:
- the LOC115996450 gene encoding mediator of RNA polymerase II transcription subunit 19a-like, producing MQLDQLIEDASFSREMNASIKPFDLDVLGEAFQLRETYPIDLPSSEKGIPTMVGKSKSESKDKEKKHKKHKDKDKDKDKDKDKEHKKHKHRHKDRSKDMDKDKKKDKSGHHDSGADHSKKHHEKKRKHDGEEDINDHKHKKSKHKSSKIDEMGAIKVAG from the exons ATGCAATTGGATCAGCTTATTGAGGATGCTTCCTTTTCAAGAGAGATGAATGCATCAATAAAGCCATTTGATCTAGATGTTCTGGGAGAAGCTTTTCAACTGAGGGAAACATATCCAATTGATCTGCCCTCT tCTGAAAAGGGTattccaactatggtggggaaaTCTAAGAGTGAGTCCAAAGACAAGGAGAAGAAGCATAAAAAGCACAAGGACAAGGACAAAGATAAGGACAAGGATAAAGATAAAGAACATAAGAAGCATAAACATCGTCACAAGGATCGAAGTAAAGACATGGATAAAGATAAAAAGAAAGATAAAAGTGGCCATCATGATTCTGGTGCCGACCATTCAAAGAAGCATCATGAGAAG AAAAGGAAGCATGATGGAGAGGAAGATATCAATGATCACAAGCACAAGAAAAGCAAG CACAAGAGCTCAAAAATTGATGAAATGGGCGCAATAAAGGTAGCAGGCTAA